Part of the Citrobacter sp. Marseille-Q6884 genome, AGCCAAAGTTTGTTTCTGTGACCTACGGGGCAAACTCTGGTGAGCGTGACCGTACGCACAGCATCATTAAAGGGATTAAGGATCGCACTGGCCTCGAAGCGGCTCCGCATCTGACCTGCATTGATGCGACGCGTGATGAGTTACGCACTATTGCCCAGGATTACTGGAATAACGGTATTCGTCATATTGTCGCTCTGCGCGGCGACCTGCCGCCGGGTGGCGGTAAGCCGGATATGTACGCTTCCGATCTGGTGACGCTGCTGAAAGACGTCGCGGATTTTGATATTTCGGTTGCAGCTTATCCAGAAGTGCATCCAGAGGCGAAAAGCGCCCAGGCTGATTTGCTGAACCTGAAGCGTAAGGTCGATGCCGGTGCGAACCGCGCCATCACCCAGTTTTTCTTTGATGTGGAAAGCTATCTGCGTTTTCGCGATCGCTGCGTATCTGCGGGAATTGACGTGGAGATTATTCCGGGCATCCTGCCAGTTTCCAACTTTAAGCAGGCGAAAAAATTCGCCGATATGACCAATGTTCGCATTCCAGCGTGGATGTCTACAATGTTTGATGGTCTGGATGATGATGCTGAAACCCGCAAACTGGTGGGGGCAAATATCGCCATGGACATGGTGAAAATCTTAAGCCGTGAAGGCGTGAAGGATTTCCATTTTTACACGCTCAATCGTGCCGAAATGAGCTACGCGATTTGTCACACATTGGGTGTCAGACCGTATTAAACAGCTCCCCCAGCCCTCTACGGAGGGCTTTTTATTGATCCTTTTGATCTACATCTCTGTAACTAAAAAAATAAAAGGAATTAGCTATCGAATCTGTGGGTTATTTCGACTATATCTTATCTCTGGTGGTGTATATCGTAGCTAGAACACTGTAAAGGGAGCATATAGATGAGCATGTCAGACGATAGCCATAACGGATCCACAGGCGGTGGATGTCCTT contains:
- the metF gene encoding methylenetetrahydrofolate reductase, whose amino-acid sequence is MSFFHANQREALNQSLAEVQGQINVSFEFFPPRTSEMEQTLWNSIDRLSSLKPKFVSVTYGANSGERDRTHSIIKGIKDRTGLEAAPHLTCIDATRDELRTIAQDYWNNGIRHIVALRGDLPPGGGKPDMYASDLVTLLKDVADFDISVAAYPEVHPEAKSAQADLLNLKRKVDAGANRAITQFFFDVESYLRFRDRCVSAGIDVEIIPGILPVSNFKQAKKFADMTNVRIPAWMSTMFDGLDDDAETRKLVGANIAMDMVKILSREGVKDFHFYTLNRAEMSYAICHTLGVRPY